One part of the Saprospiraceae bacterium genome encodes these proteins:
- a CDS encoding tetratricopeptide repeat protein yields MKLFLYISLLFCTLFACTDQAKVSFETPALLERSEKIQYFNEWSEIRTKYADLKHILTKDASKIDALIQLTNLFIAEARVTGEHGHYYPAAMTTITQALNQKNISKDQKFMALSAKASIELSLHNFKEGLKIAQEAITLNPYNAQIYGALVDAYVELGQYDKAIETVDKMVSIRPDLRSYSRVSYLREIYGLPDESIKAMQMAVEAGSPGSEEKSWAALQLAQLCLRYDKVKEAESILVQLLSERPDYPFGKAALADVYLKQNKIAEAEKELKEACLIIPEVGFYVQLAEIYKKEERKNEFDEKIKEIMEMLEDDMKHGHNMSLEYAAIYTDLLENPDKALEYIQQDQTLRPDNIDINRRLAKIYMLKKDKLKAQEFIQKAEKTNSKHPELKILQTALASM; encoded by the coding sequence ATGAAACTATTCCTCTACATTTCACTTTTATTTTGCACTCTGTTTGCATGTACAGATCAAGCTAAAGTAAGCTTTGAAACACCTGCACTTTTAGAACGCTCAGAAAAAATCCAGTATTTTAATGAATGGTCTGAAATAAGAACAAAGTATGCAGATCTCAAGCATATATTAACAAAAGATGCATCAAAAATTGATGCGCTTATTCAATTAACAAATCTATTTATTGCAGAAGCAAGAGTTACAGGTGAACATGGACATTATTACCCTGCTGCAATGACCACTATTACACAAGCCCTAAATCAAAAAAATATAAGTAAAGACCAAAAATTTATGGCCCTAAGTGCAAAAGCAAGTATTGAATTATCCTTACATAATTTCAAAGAAGGCTTGAAAATTGCACAGGAAGCAATTACTTTAAATCCTTATAATGCACAAATTTATGGAGCCTTGGTAGATGCATATGTTGAACTTGGACAATATGATAAAGCCATAGAAACAGTAGATAAAATGGTTTCCATTCGACCGGATTTAAGATCTTATTCCAGGGTTTCTTATTTAAGAGAAATCTATGGACTGCCGGATGAGTCTATAAAAGCAATGCAAATGGCAGTAGAAGCTGGAAGTCCGGGTAGTGAAGAAAAATCCTGGGCTGCACTACAATTAGCCCAATTATGTCTACGGTATGATAAAGTAAAAGAAGCGGAATCCATATTAGTACAATTATTATCTGAACGTCCGGATTATCCATTTGGAAAAGCAGCTTTGGCAGATGTATATTTAAAACAAAACAAGATTGCAGAAGCTGAAAAAGAATTAAAAGAAGCATGTTTAATTATTCCAGAAGTTGGATTTTATGTTCAATTGGCAGAAATCTATAAAAAAGAAGAAAGAAAAAATGAATTTGATGAAAAAATAAAAGAAATTATGGAAATGCTTGAAGATGATATGAAACATGGACATAATATGAGTTTAGAATATGCAGCAATCTATACAGATCTATTAGAGAATCCGGATAAAGCATTAGAATATATTCAACAAGATCAAACGCTGCGCCCTGACAATATAGACATCAATCGTAGATTAGCAAAAATATATATGCTTAAAAAAGACAAGTTAAAAGCACAGGAATTTATTCAAAAAGCAGAAAAAACAAATTCAAAACATCCGGAATTAAAAATATTACAAACAGCATTAGCAAGCATGTAA
- a CDS encoding TonB-dependent receptor, with product MKRTLLYLIVVFCIGSGNSQIKGHVFDLNNKPLQDIVVLNKQTNEHTHSDANGYFKCLKNNPGDTLQFSFLGYKSVVHWIVESDFKINLKIQMEESSLLLDQVNITEPLHYNLQKIDMILQPVQNSQEMLRLVPGLFIAQHAGGGKAEQLFLRGFDIDHGTDIGITVDHLIPVNMVSHAHGQGYADLHFVIPESVRSIDFEKGSYNASKGNFATAGSVDFQLKERIANNSLIFETGKFQSHRLVGLIKLLENEKSNAYIASEYISTDGYFEAPQDFKKFNTLLKYNFQLNENSKIKLTGSYFTSSWNASGQIPVRAVESGFIGRFGAIDPNEGGETNRFNFMAQYLLSTKSHQALKLSAYFSNYNFELYSNFTFFHNDSVNGDQIKQKEQRNIYGFEANYTDHLGNIEFNTALGSRIDETKDSELSHTKDRSQVLNRLALGDLNEHNLYLYLKLNWLFNKLEFQVQGRADLFKVSYSDKLLNPNSKSSDWDFKISPKLNVYYNLNNSMQLFVKSGLGFHSNDTRLLRESQEKGILTRSFNVDLGTQIKLGNSALLHGALWLIKMEDELVYVGDEAVVESSGETVRKGIEAGIRWQPISWFSLNFETSCTIAKSADEPETLNYIPLASKWTTMGSLNFKNIRNFSASLRYRQLGDRPANEDYSITAKGYQLLDGNINYKYKNINFGFVVENIFNTKWNEAQFATLSRLKTETESTEEIHFTPGTPIHYRFKIQIDF from the coding sequence ATGAAAAGAACTTTACTTTATTTAATTGTAGTATTTTGTATTGGTTCTGGAAATTCCCAAATCAAAGGTCATGTTTTTGATCTCAACAATAAGCCCCTACAAGATATTGTAGTTCTAAATAAACAAACCAACGAACATACGCATTCAGATGCAAATGGATACTTTAAATGTTTGAAAAATAATCCTGGAGATACACTGCAATTTTCATTTCTCGGTTATAAATCTGTAGTTCATTGGATTGTTGAATCGGATTTTAAAATAAATTTAAAAATTCAAATGGAAGAAAGCTCACTTCTATTGGACCAGGTAAATATTACAGAGCCCTTGCATTATAATTTACAAAAAATTGATATGATTTTGCAACCTGTCCAAAATAGTCAGGAAATGCTGCGACTGGTTCCAGGTCTATTTATAGCACAACATGCAGGAGGAGGTAAAGCAGAACAATTATTTTTACGTGGATTTGATATTGACCATGGAACTGATATTGGTATAACAGTAGATCACTTGATTCCTGTAAACATGGTTTCACATGCGCATGGTCAAGGCTATGCAGATCTTCATTTTGTAATTCCTGAATCCGTCAGAAGTATTGATTTTGAAAAAGGAAGTTATAATGCTTCAAAAGGGAATTTTGCTACGGCAGGCTCTGTGGATTTCCAATTAAAGGAACGAATAGCGAATAATTCTTTGATTTTTGAAACCGGAAAATTTCAAAGTCATCGATTGGTTGGACTGATTAAATTATTGGAGAACGAAAAAAGCAATGCTTACATAGCTTCTGAGTACATAAGTACAGATGGCTATTTTGAAGCTCCACAAGATTTTAAGAAATTCAATACTTTATTGAAATATAATTTTCAACTGAATGAAAATTCTAAAATAAAATTAACTGGAAGCTATTTTACAAGCTCCTGGAATGCCTCCGGTCAAATCCCGGTAAGAGCAGTAGAATCCGGATTCATTGGCCGATTTGGTGCTATTGATCCAAATGAAGGAGGAGAAACAAACAGGTTTAATTTTATGGCTCAGTACCTACTTTCTACGAAGTCACATCAGGCTTTAAAATTAAGTGCATATTTTTCCAATTATAACTTTGAATTATATTCCAATTTTACATTTTTCCATAATGACTCTGTGAATGGAGATCAAATTAAACAAAAAGAACAACGAAACATCTATGGTTTCGAAGCAAATTATACGGATCATCTAGGGAATATCGAATTCAACACAGCCTTAGGTAGCAGAATCGATGAAACTAAAGATAGTGAATTATCCCATACCAAAGACAGATCTCAAGTATTGAATAGACTAGCCCTAGGCGATCTGAATGAACACAACTTATATCTGTATTTGAAATTAAATTGGCTCTTTAATAAATTAGAATTCCAGGTACAAGGAAGGGCAGATTTATTTAAAGTTTCATATTCAGATAAACTACTAAATCCAAATAGTAAAAGTAGCGATTGGGATTTCAAAATTTCTCCTAAGTTAAATGTTTATTATAATCTAAATAACTCTATGCAGTTGTTTGTGAAATCGGGATTGGGATTTCATTCTAATGACACGAGACTTTTGAGGGAATCACAAGAAAAAGGAATTCTAACTCGTAGTTTCAATGTAGACTTAGGCACGCAAATTAAACTTGGCAATTCTGCTTTATTGCATGGAGCGTTATGGCTTATTAAAATGGAGGATGAATTAGTGTATGTTGGCGATGAGGCTGTAGTAGAATCGAGCGGAGAAACGGTACGAAAAGGAATTGAAGCAGGTATTAGATGGCAACCCATTTCTTGGTTTAGCTTAAACTTTGAAACTTCCTGCACAATTGCTAAAAGTGCAGATGAACCTGAAACTTTAAATTATATTCCATTGGCTTCAAAATGGACAACCATGGGAAGTTTGAATTTTAAAAATATACGAAACTTTTCTGCCTCCCTAAGATACCGTCAATTAGGCGATCGCCCGGCAAATGAAGACTATAGTATTACAGCAAAAGGTTATCAATTATTAGACGGAAATATAAATTATAAATATAAAAATATAAATTTTGGGTTTGTAGTTGAAAATATTTTTAATACAAAATGGAATGAAGCACAATTTGCTACCTTGTCCAGATTAAAAACCGAAACAGAATCTACTGAAGAAATCCATTTCACTCCGGGTACTCCGATTCATTATCGATTTAAAATACAAATCGATTTTTAA
- a CDS encoding fatty acid desaturase, producing MKAEVQEFTTNVKLALKSIKPYQKTDTKKAVFQIINSVGSFLLIWVAIYFIWDYSFLLAVLLAILNALFLVRIFIIQHDCGHNSFVESSGWRKIIGYSCSMLSSVPYFYWAKSHHFHHMNNGMLEVRDIGDIDTLTVKEFSQLSKFGRFKYRIYRSPIVMFFFGPLYYIFIHNRLPLVNLEEFKKAKPGLWINNLIYIIVIVALCFVLDWKRFLTMHVIILSAFAIIAIWFFYIQHQHEHGYKHWRDKWEFMYAAVKGSSYYKLPAIMNWFTGNIAIHHIHHLNPAIPNYNLKKCVDAIPWFQKYTTEITFWQSLKLATHKLWDESQQRMITFREYYQMEKLGLVKV from the coding sequence ATGAAAGCTGAAGTACAAGAATTTACAACCAACGTTAAATTAGCTCTTAAATCAATAAAGCCTTATCAAAAAACAGACACTAAAAAAGCTGTTTTTCAAATTATCAATTCCGTAGGGTCCTTTTTACTGATCTGGGTTGCAATTTATTTTATTTGGGATTATAGTTTTCTTTTAGCAGTTTTACTTGCTATTTTAAATGCACTCTTTTTAGTGCGTATTTTTATTATACAACATGATTGCGGTCACAATTCTTTTGTAGAATCCAGTGGTTGGAGAAAAATTATCGGATATTCTTGCAGTATGTTAAGTTCCGTACCTTATTTTTATTGGGCAAAATCACATCATTTTCACCATATGAATAATGGAATGCTTGAGGTGCGTGATATTGGGGATATAGATACTTTGACTGTTAAAGAATTTTCGCAATTAAGTAAATTTGGTAGGTTTAAATACAGAATTTATAGATCTCCAATAGTTATGTTTTTCTTTGGACCTTTATATTATATTTTTATACATAATCGTTTACCATTAGTAAATCTTGAAGAATTTAAAAAAGCAAAACCAGGATTATGGATAAATAATTTAATTTATATCATTGTAATTGTTGCTCTTTGTTTTGTCTTAGATTGGAAGCGATTTCTTACAATGCATGTTATTATTTTATCTGCTTTTGCAATTATCGCTATTTGGTTTTTTTATATACAACATCAACATGAACATGGCTATAAACATTGGCGTGATAAATGGGAATTTATGTATGCTGCTGTGAAAGGAAGCAGCTATTATAAATTACCCGCTATTATGAATTGGTTTACTGGAAATATAGCGATTCATCATATTCATCATTTAAATCCAGCAATACCGAATTATAATTTAAAAAAATGTGTAGATGCCATTCCCTGGTTCCAAAAATATACTACAGAAATAACATTTTGGCAAAGTCTAAAATTAGCTACACATAAACTTTGGGATGAAAGCCAGCAACGGATGATTACATTTAGAGAGTATTACCAAATGGAAAAATTAGGACTTGTAAAAGTTTAA
- a CDS encoding toll/interleukin-1 receptor domain-containing protein gives MAKLNIFISYAHEDESIKNDLDKFLITLKRSEKINLWQDRQIHAGDEWDALIKKELVEADIILLLVSVDFIASEYIWRNELKTAMERHEKGEARVIPIIARACDWSGMPFRKLQALPVGAKPINSAVNKDEVLTEVAKKIREVVDFMLQ, from the coding sequence ATGGCAAAATTAAATATTTTTATATCCTATGCTCATGAAGATGAGTCTATAAAAAACGACCTCGATAAATTTCTAATCACACTTAAAAGATCGGAAAAAATAAATTTGTGGCAAGATCGACAAATCCATGCAGGTGATGAATGGGATGCCCTTATTAAAAAAGAGCTGGTAGAAGCAGACATTATATTATTATTAGTTAGTGTGGATTTCATTGCTTCAGAATATATTTGGAGAAACGAACTTAAGACAGCCATGGAGCGCCATGAAAAAGGAGAAGCACGGGTAATCCCCATCATTGCCCGAGCATGTGATTGGAGTGGTATGCCATTTAGAAAACTTCAAGCGTTGCCAGTTGGAGCAAAACCAATTAATAGCGCCGTAAATAAAGATGAAGTATTAACAGAGGTTGCAAAAAAAATAAGGGAAGTTGTTGATTTTATGTTACAATGA
- a CDS encoding patatin-like phospholipase family protein: MLFKKRSLQEKLDANTGTKRILSLDGGGVRGILTLGFLEKIEKILQERYEDKDLRLSDYYDLIGGTSTGAIIAAGLSIGLKVSEIIKLYEELGEVVFGKLNYSLIPRDWTSFRAIFKSTYSSENLEKQLQNAFGNIEIGDPQKLKCGLAIHSKRADTYSLWTVTNHPAGMYYGANKSLKLWELCRASSAAPYYFKPKLLKLKKRNGESFDAAFIDGGVSLANNPAFQMFLASTVPTFGFQWNTGENNLLITSLGTGNGIAKDDPNALIEARSVSWASKLSNLFMIDALEMNQIILQSFGKNHGPTDFIDSQFGDLKDINYLKEKLFSFTRHNVKLIKSELTKLDLHFSDEKIKSITEMDHYENIPDLLEIGRKASVHFTENNLPSTFDQ; the protein is encoded by the coding sequence ATGCTCTTCAAAAAACGCTCCTTACAAGAAAAACTAGACGCAAATACGGGTACAAAACGCATTCTGTCTCTCGATGGTGGCGGTGTACGTGGAATTTTAACCTTAGGCTTTCTGGAGAAAATTGAAAAAATACTTCAGGAGCGATATGAGGATAAAGACTTGCGTTTGAGTGACTATTATGACCTTATTGGCGGCACTAGCACCGGAGCCATTATTGCAGCCGGACTTTCAATTGGTTTGAAAGTAAGTGAAATTATTAAACTCTATGAAGAACTTGGGGAGGTCGTATTCGGGAAATTGAATTACTCCTTAATCCCAAGAGATTGGACTTCTTTTCGGGCCATTTTTAAATCTACTTATAGCTCTGAGAATCTTGAAAAACAATTGCAAAATGCCTTCGGTAATATTGAAATCGGGGATCCTCAAAAATTGAAATGTGGCTTGGCAATTCACAGCAAGAGAGCGGACACCTATAGTCTTTGGACTGTTACTAATCATCCAGCCGGAATGTATTATGGAGCGAATAAATCTTTAAAATTGTGGGAATTATGCCGGGCCAGTTCGGCAGCACCTTATTATTTTAAGCCTAAATTGTTGAAATTAAAGAAACGAAATGGGGAATCCTTTGATGCTGCATTTATTGATGGAGGAGTCAGCTTAGCAAATAATCCGGCATTCCAAATGTTTTTAGCGAGCACTGTGCCGACCTTTGGATTTCAATGGAATACAGGTGAAAATAATCTTTTAATTACCTCGTTAGGAACAGGAAATGGAATTGCAAAGGATGATCCAAATGCTCTTATTGAAGCAAGAAGTGTTAGTTGGGCGTCAAAACTTTCTAATTTGTTTATGATTGATGCGTTGGAAATGAATCAAATTATTTTACAATCGTTTGGTAAAAATCACGGACCTACCGACTTTATTGATAGCCAATTTGGAGATTTAAAAGACATTAATTACTTAAAAGAAAAATTATTTAGTTTTACCAGACATAATGTTAAATTAATAAAATCGGAATTAACTAAATTAGATTTACATTTTAGCGATGAAAAAATTAAATCTATTACAGAAATGGATCATTATGAAAATATTCCTGATTTGTTAGAAATCGGAAGAAAAGCATCTGTACATTTTACTGAAAATAATTTGCCTTCAACATTTGATCAATAA
- a CDS encoding DUF1801 domain-containing protein: MLKLNFNTVDEYIACFPEDVQVILNELRQTVKKAAPDAEEVISYQMPAYKFHGALIYYGAYKNHIGFYPTGSGIATFKKELSIYKGAKGSVQFPLNQPIPFSLISKIVKFRVKENLEKAKLKEKLNKKNK; the protein is encoded by the coding sequence ATGCTTAAGTTGAACTTCAATACAGTGGATGAATATATCGCTTGTTTCCCGGAAGACGTTCAAGTTATTTTAAATGAACTAAGACAAACCGTAAAAAAAGCTGCTCCAGATGCAGAAGAAGTCATTAGCTATCAAATGCCCGCTTATAAATTTCATGGTGCATTGATATATTATGGCGCATATAAAAATCACATTGGATTTTATCCAACCGGTTCGGGAATCGCGACTTTTAAAAAAGAACTTTCAATCTATAAAGGAGCAAAAGGCAGTGTACAATTTCCATTAAATCAACCAATTCCCTTTTCCTTGATTAGCAAAATTGTGAAATTCCGTGTAAAGGAAAATTTAGAAAAAGCAAAGCTTAAAGAAAAATTGAACAAGAAAAACAAATAG
- a CDS encoding response regulator transcription factor: protein MKIAILEDLKEVSSMLHELFNEQVDMSCNQCYYNAEDAMKFLPQNPVDILIVDIGLPRASGIDAIKYLTQYCPAMQFCMFTVYEDDEKIFNSLQAGAKGYILKGSATNKIIEAVQELYKGGSPMSPSIARRILDVFQKFNIPTVNKELPITSREKELLEFLAQGFLYKEIADKMGITTGTVKQHIHKIYEKLQVSNRTEAINLLKGN, encoded by the coding sequence ATGAAAATAGCCATCCTGGAAGATTTGAAAGAAGTATCGTCCATGCTCCACGAATTGTTTAACGAACAGGTCGACATGAGTTGCAATCAATGCTATTATAATGCTGAAGATGCTATGAAATTTTTACCTCAAAATCCGGTAGATATACTTATAGTAGATATTGGTTTACCCCGAGCGAGTGGAATTGATGCCATTAAATATCTGACACAATACTGTCCGGCAATGCAGTTTTGTATGTTTACGGTTTATGAAGATGATGAAAAAATATTTAACTCACTTCAGGCAGGCGCTAAAGGATATATTTTAAAAGGATCGGCTACTAATAAAATTATTGAGGCAGTTCAGGAATTATATAAGGGAGGTTCCCCAATGTCGCCAAGCATTGCCAGAAGAATTCTGGATGTATTTCAAAAATTTAATATTCCTACAGTTAACAAGGAATTACCGATTACTTCAAGAGAGAAAGAATTACTAGAATTCTTAGCGCAAGGTTTTTTGTATAAAGAGATTGCAGATAAAATGGGAATCACAACCGGTACGGTTAAGCAACATATTCATAAAATCTACGAAAAGTTACAAGTGAGCAATCGCACAGAAGCTATAAACCTTCTCAAGGGAAATTGA
- a CDS encoding T9SS type A sorting domain-containing protein has protein sequence MKPIFTFLVLCFLYSIGFSQNNCSTKCPIPFLNWESKQCEHYENLSLSDPLITNDWEVYPASPNYRPKAAGINYGTFGTQSLAFADFYYGGTPVDNNYHLRIDPQSYRFSYDMLFEQGWKGQLSMLDANYNLVLTFEFLGSGTANIRNANDAIIGKFSYPLKSWFNMNLYYHQSGSIEIFRNNYKVFNATNIPNTKSTFPSIANFYANRTNDAFLLGGVCLTTSKFILITCSLDYNPVCLNGTNEEVGTNGCWAGQAGYLGTEYHPCRNALDPCADCDDCFSYLFDCVDPRIIHLTSSYCEEVTPTNGPEGTAVLEEFEWEFKNENNVIIQPEYLNGTSSLSINPSCKIPISGTYLICFKVFRFTGSGRIKIYECCYFVKIGKPCTSSPTVYINSTNPNSNSEVSFTQVSTDAETFSWRVDDQNAYINNVSTTASTFKCKIPTGKECINVCLTIGNGCGMIYKCVKICRPNPNCGTKPSPHPPILYQLNQNAEVSFLNVPQMDTYEWTLSEGCTFTGGTTSNSKNPICKLPDPSCSYMICLRMFSGSCYQCCYCFTIKPQPVSVISFDPDEMACVAAGQEVLVPVRVKGFTNVTSLDLTFVLNPTTVADFIDVVGGPNINSSTLVKLLTGTSKMKVAWAGTSGSGTTLNDNDIFCYLKIKMKGAANSMATISIDGTNHIVKQNRVTVIPTLKTGSVCVNGSYTICGKITREDNLGIKDANVELTGSVNQTVKTDASGNYCFTNVPAGSFTIRPRKNINFGNGVEIADISDIQGHLLGTFTLPSPYKMIAADADNNRSITATDIARIIPVFLNKSQPFAAVESWRFIPKSFVFPNANNPFQATFPESISLQVSKNESNQDFTGIKMGDVDLDNDPQKIVGGDREIIKGNQMVSRAAPVIDIKLDSIGVKPGESGFIKVTAKGFTKVISFGFSVSWQEAKIKFNQLLNLNPKLNLSSGHFNIKEVEKGKLGVTWFILNNEGITLNDNEVLFTIEYTAIGQDKEESKISFTSSPTPISFADGQSNFTVNSKNGAITIDKNIVASKDFNATIKYQLWPSPAEKELFISFETAIQENLKLELFSTDGKVIPANYERRSEALIKLDVEHLTKGLYYLRIKTDKGLTAIPFTRM, from the coding sequence ATGAAACCAATTTTTACATTTCTAGTTTTATGCTTCCTATACAGTATAGGATTTTCTCAGAACAACTGTTCTACTAAATGTCCAATTCCATTTTTGAATTGGGAATCAAAACAATGTGAGCACTATGAGAATTTAAGCCTTAGTGATCCTTTGATTACGAATGATTGGGAAGTTTATCCAGCAAGTCCAAATTATCGTCCGAAAGCAGCGGGCATAAATTATGGCACGTTTGGCACTCAATCTCTTGCTTTTGCTGATTTTTATTATGGAGGAACACCAGTAGACAATAATTATCATTTGCGAATTGATCCGCAATCCTATCGATTTAGTTATGACATGTTGTTTGAACAAGGTTGGAAGGGCCAACTTAGTATGTTAGATGCTAATTACAATTTAGTTTTAACTTTTGAATTTTTAGGTAGTGGAACGGCAAATATTAGAAATGCAAATGATGCTATTATTGGAAAATTTAGTTATCCGTTAAAATCCTGGTTTAACATGAATTTATATTATCATCAAAGTGGATCCATTGAAATATTTAGAAACAATTATAAAGTATTTAATGCTACGAATATACCCAACACAAAATCCACTTTTCCTTCGATTGCAAATTTTTATGCTAACAGAACAAATGATGCCTTCCTTTTGGGTGGTGTGTGTTTAACAACCAGCAAATTTATATTAATCACCTGTTCCCTTGATTATAATCCGGTATGTTTAAATGGCACCAATGAAGAGGTAGGCACAAATGGATGTTGGGCGGGTCAAGCAGGCTATTTAGGAACAGAGTATCATCCTTGCAGAAATGCTTTGGATCCGTGTGCCGATTGTGATGATTGTTTCAGTTATCTTTTTGATTGTGTTGATCCAAGAATTATCCATTTGACGAGTAGTTATTGCGAAGAAGTTACCCCTACGAATGGCCCGGAAGGCACAGCGGTACTTGAAGAATTTGAGTGGGAGTTTAAAAATGAAAATAATGTTATCATTCAGCCTGAATATTTAAATGGCACAAGTTCTCTTTCAATTAATCCATCCTGTAAGATTCCAATTTCAGGTACGTATCTTATTTGTTTTAAAGTATTTAGATTCACAGGATCTGGAAGAATTAAAATTTACGAATGCTGTTATTTTGTTAAAATTGGAAAACCTTGTACAAGTTCACCTACGGTTTATATAAATTCAACAAATCCGAATAGCAATTCTGAAGTTTCATTTACACAAGTGTCGACAGATGCAGAAACATTCAGTTGGAGAGTGGATGATCAGAATGCCTATATTAATAATGTAAGTACCACGGCCTCTACTTTTAAGTGTAAAATACCAACAGGAAAGGAATGTATCAATGTTTGTTTGACAATTGGAAATGGTTGTGGAATGATTTATAAATGTGTTAAAATATGTAGGCCTAATCCAAATTGTGGCACGAAACCATCACCACATCCTCCCATATTGTATCAGTTAAATCAAAATGCCGAAGTTAGTTTTCTGAATGTTCCACAAATGGATACCTATGAATGGACTTTGTCAGAAGGTTGTACGTTTACAGGAGGGACAACAAGCAATTCAAAAAACCCTATTTGCAAACTACCGGATCCAAGTTGTTCTTATATGATTTGTTTAAGAATGTTTTCTGGAAGCTGTTATCAATGTTGCTATTGCTTCACAATAAAACCACAACCTGTAAGTGTAATAAGTTTTGATCCGGATGAAATGGCATGTGTAGCAGCAGGACAGGAAGTATTAGTGCCAGTGCGTGTGAAAGGATTTACAAATGTAACTTCATTAGATCTTACGTTTGTATTAAATCCAACCACGGTAGCTGATTTTATCGATGTAGTAGGTGGTCCAAATATCAATTCCAGTACACTTGTTAAATTATTAACCGGTACTTCCAAAATGAAAGTAGCCTGGGCGGGAACTTCTGGTTCCGGAACGACACTAAATGATAATGATATTTTCTGTTATTTAAAGATCAAGATGAAAGGAGCTGCAAATTCTATGGCAACAATTTCAATTGATGGTACCAACCATATTGTAAAGCAAAATCGGGTAACGGTTATCCCTACCTTAAAAACGGGAAGTGTTTGTGTAAATGGTTCTTATACTATTTGTGGTAAAATTACACGAGAAGACAATCTGGGTATTAAAGATGCAAATGTTGAATTAACGGGTTCAGTTAATCAAACGGTGAAGACAGATGCTTCTGGAAATTATTGTTTCACGAATGTACCGGCAGGAAGTTTTACGATCCGTCCAAGAAAAAATATCAATTTTGGAAATGGAGTGGAGATTGCAGATATTTCTGATATTCAAGGGCATTTGTTAGGAACCTTTACGTTGCCATCACCATATAAAATGATCGCGGCAGATGCTGATAACAATCGTTCTATAACAGCGACCGATATTGCGCGAATTATTCCAGTGTTTTTAAATAAATCACAGCCATTTGCAGCAGTAGAAAGTTGGCGTTTTATACCAAAGTCATTTGTATTTCCGAATGCAAATAATCCATTTCAGGCAACATTTCCGGAATCGATTTCATTACAAGTTAGCAAAAACGAAAGCAATCAAGATTTTACAGGTATAAAAATGGGAGATGTAGATTTAGATAATGATCCGCAAAAAATTGTTGGAGGAGATCGCGAAATTATTAAAGGAAATCAAATGGTTTCAAGAGCAGCACCTGTGATTGATATAAAATTAGATAGTATAGGCGTTAAACCTGGTGAAAGTGGATTCATTAAAGTAACAGCAAAAGGCTTTACTAAAGTGATAAGTTTCGGATTCTCAGTTTCCTGGCAGGAAGCTAAAATTAAATTTAATCAATTGCTAAATTTAAATCCAAAATTAAACTTAAGCTCTGGTCATTTTAATATAAAAGAAGTAGAGAAAGGTAAATTAGGAGTTACCTGGTTTATTTTAAATAATGAAGGTATAACGCTAAATGATAATGAGGTTTTATTTACCATTGAATATACAGCTATTGGGCAAGATAAGGAAGAATCTAAAATCAGTTTTACTTCAAGCCCTACTCCGATTTCTTTTGCAGATGGACAATCAAACTTTACTGTAAATTCAAAAAATGGTGCTATAACAATAGACAAGAATATTGTTGCATCAAAAGATTTTAACGCAACTATTAAATATCAATTATGGCCATCACCTGCAGAGAAGGAACTTTTTATATCCTTTGAAACAGCGATACAGGAGAATTTGAAGTTAGAACTCTTCTCTACAGATGGGAAAGTGATTCCGGCAAACTATGAACGTCGTTCTGAAGCTCTTATTAAATTAGATGTAGAGCATTTAACGAAAGGTTTGTATTACCTAAGAATTAAAACAGATAAAGGCCTGACTGCTATTCCTTTTACAAGGATGTAA